One genomic segment of Candidatus Marsarchaeota archaeon includes these proteins:
- a CDS encoding elongation factor 1-beta family protein has protein sequence MSDVGVIYKVYPKEGELEKALEGIKKLNPNGLQTEDVAFGIKVIKAFFAFDDSKVSSSSIEEKLKKIEGVNEVEVEQETLI, from the coding sequence ATGAGCGACGTAGGTGTTATATACAAGGTGTATCCGAAGGAGGGCGAGCTCGAGAAGGCGCTCGAGGGCATAAAGAAGCTCAATCCGAACGGCCTGCAGACAGAAGACGTGGCTTTTGGCATTAAGGTCATAAAGGCCTTCTTCGCGTTCGACGACTCGAAGGTCAGCTCATCGAGCATAGAAGAGAAGCTGAAGAAAATCGAGGGCGTGAACGAGGTAGAGGTAGAGCAGGAGACGCTCATCTGA
- a CDS encoding zinc finger domain-containing protein, producing the protein MASILPGKECRSCGRLTHEYTEFKCPRCGKDTIVRCKHCRETSNIYKCNECGFEGP; encoded by the coding sequence ATGGCATCAATATTGCCCGGCAAGGAATGCAGGTCGTGCGGGAGGCTCACGCACGAGTACACTGAGTTCAAGTGCCCGAGGTGCGGCAAAGACACCATAGTGAGATGCAAGCACTGCAGGGAGACTTCCAACATCTACAAGTGCAACGAGTGCGGATTCGAGGGACCCTGA
- a CDS encoding 50S ribosomal protein L16, whose translation MGRLRPARTFRYISSQSWSRYSQKKPKKNYIRSLPHTSLLIFNMGVDNKSYDAAITLNTRGAVQLRSNAIEAARQQANKYLEGAIPGGYYFKVLVYPHSIIREHKMATGAGADRISQGMSHAFGKSTSVAARLREGQPLFMIKTTRQNIGHAKEAFRKAANKLSGLYKVSVA comes from the coding sequence ATGGGAAGGCTAAGGCCGGCGCGCACGTTCAGGTACATCTCATCGCAGTCGTGGTCACGCTATTCGCAGAAGAAGCCGAAGAAAAACTACATACGCTCGCTTCCGCACACCAGCTTGCTCATATTCAACATGGGCGTCGACAACAAGAGCTATGATGCCGCTATAACCCTCAACACCAGGGGTGCAGTGCAGCTGCGCTCCAACGCGATAGAGGCAGCAAGGCAGCAGGCCAACAAGTACCTGGAAGGAGCAATACCGGGCGGCTACTACTTCAAGGTGCTTGTGTATCCGCACAGCATCATAAGGGAGCACAAGATGGCAACCGGAGCTGGCGCCGACAGAATATCGCAGGGAATGAGCCACGCCTTCGGCAAGTCGACGAGCGTCGCGGCCAGGCTCAGGGAGGGGCAGCCGCTATTCATGATAAAGACAACGAGGCAGAACATAGGCCACGCGAAAGAGGCATTCCGGAAGGCAGCCAACAAGCTTTCCGGGCTATACAAGGTCAGCGTAGCATAG
- the ftsZ gene encoding cell division protein FtsZ: protein MELIEDALGSNDEEGMFRAKIAVCGVGGGGSNTVQRISRLGIKGASLIAINTDSKHINSLDPSIRRVLIGGALTRGLGAGGFAEIGEKAAQYSKSDIDAVLNDYNLVFVTAGMGGGTGTGAAPVAAESAKRNGSIVIGIVTFPFRLERVRLNVALKGIEELRKNVDTLIVIDNQRLVELYPNLALEQAFKVADEVTARAVRGITETVNVPSFINLDFADVKNIMSGGGLAMISVGEGKGSNKVEDVVEDTLRNKLLDVNYEGATSALIHITGGPELTLGDANEIGRRLTEQTAPTANVVWGARVDPTFTDKVEVIAIFTGVKSPSIFSSKEHEEQPGQPFGLTHL, encoded by the coding sequence ATGGAGCTTATCGAAGATGCACTTGGTTCCAACGACGAAGAGGGCATGTTCAGGGCCAAGATAGCGGTCTGCGGAGTCGGCGGCGGCGGCAGCAACACTGTGCAGCGGATTAGCAGGCTCGGCATAAAGGGCGCCTCGCTGATAGCCATAAACACAGACTCGAAGCACATCAACAGCCTTGACCCGTCGATAAGGCGCGTGCTCATAGGCGGCGCACTTACCAGAGGCCTAGGCGCTGGCGGTTTTGCCGAAATAGGCGAGAAGGCCGCGCAGTACTCGAAGAGCGACATAGATGCTGTGCTCAACGACTACAATCTGGTGTTCGTAACAGCAGGCATGGGCGGAGGCACAGGCACAGGAGCGGCGCCCGTTGCTGCTGAATCTGCAAAGCGCAACGGCTCCATAGTCATAGGCATCGTGACATTCCCGTTCAGGCTGGAGCGCGTCAGGCTCAACGTCGCTCTCAAGGGCATAGAGGAGCTCAGGAAGAACGTCGACACACTCATAGTGATAGACAACCAGCGCCTCGTGGAGCTGTACCCGAATCTTGCGCTTGAGCAGGCGTTCAAGGTAGCAGACGAGGTCACCGCGAGGGCGGTGCGCGGCATAACCGAGACCGTGAACGTGCCAAGCTTCATAAATCTCGATTTTGCCGACGTTAAGAACATAATGTCCGGCGGCGGGCTCGCCATGATAAGCGTGGGCGAGGGCAAAGGCTCCAACAAGGTAGAGGACGTCGTCGAGGACACGCTCAGGAACAAGCTCCTTGATGTCAACTACGAGGGTGCGACGAGCGCGCTAATACACATAACCGGCGGCCCTGAACTGACATTGGGGGACGCGAACGAGATAGGCAGGCGCCTCACAGAGCAGACGGCGCCAACGGCCAACGTGGTATGGGGCGCAAGGGTCGATCCTACATTCACTGACAAAGTCGAGGTAATCGCGATATTCACCGGCGTCAAGAGCCCGTCAATATTCTCGAGCAAGGAGCACGAGGAGCAGCCAGGGCAGCCATTCGGGCTTACCCACCTCTAA
- a CDS encoding thioredoxin family protein, protein MGLLKDSDKKTVSELFSKNLEGEVNLMLFYDSPSKCELCEQTRGLVKEVAALNAKIKVTEYDINSAQKEAKFLGVDKTPALVVGGKKLYNVVYYGIPAGYEFSSLLDDMIDASKGVTRLSPATKERLKEVKTPVEIKVFVTPTCPYCPKAVRTAHQFAMENSMIKGHMIEATEFMELAQHYGVMGVPKVVINDSVSFEGAYPEDAFLEYVLQAAKA, encoded by the coding sequence ATGGGACTATTGAAGGATTCTGACAAGAAAACCGTATCTGAGCTGTTCAGCAAGAATCTGGAGGGCGAGGTGAACCTCATGCTGTTCTACGACTCGCCGTCCAAATGCGAGCTCTGCGAGCAGACGCGCGGCCTGGTCAAGGAAGTGGCTGCATTGAACGCCAAGATAAAGGTCACAGAGTACGATATCAACTCTGCGCAGAAGGAGGCCAAGTTTCTCGGAGTGGATAAGACGCCAGCGCTTGTTGTGGGAGGCAAGAAGCTCTACAACGTGGTGTACTACGGCATACCTGCAGGCTACGAGTTCTCGTCGCTGCTCGATGACATGATCGACGCCTCTAAGGGCGTAACGCGGCTCTCGCCGGCCACAAAGGAGCGCCTCAAGGAGGTCAAGACTCCTGTAGAGATAAAGGTGTTCGTGACGCCGACATGCCCATACTGCCCTAAGGCCGTGCGCACGGCTCACCAGTTCGCCATGGAAAACAGCATGATAAAAGGCCATATGATAGAAGCCACGGAATTCATGGAGCTGGCCCAGCATTACGGCGTCATGGGGGTGCCGAAGGTAGTGATAAACGACAGCGTCTCGTTCGAGGGCGCGTATCCAGAGGACGCCTTCCTTGAATACGTGCTGCAGGCCGCTAAGGCATAG